Genomic window (Alteromonas pelagimontana):
TATCAGTCAAATCGAGAGAATTAAAAAGCTTCGCTAAAAAGCTCGTACTAAGAAGGGGTTGCGCGCTGCTGCCCCTTACTTTTAGCTCGTTCAGCAATGCGCAGAGCACGCAATCCATCACTAATCCCACTTCTGTACTGTCAATTTTCCTATCGCTGTTATTGGTAGTTGGTATTATTTTTTCGTTGGCGTACCTCATGCGACGGTTTAATGTCACTCATAGTACCAATGGGCAAATGAAGGTGGTAGCCAGCATGATGGCAGGAACGAAGGAACGCATCATGGTTATTGAAGTCGGTGATGAACAACATCTGATAGGTGTGACTGCCCACAATATTAATCATTTGAGCAAACTGGAAACCCCACTGATTATCCCTTCCACGAAGGGCGGCGGCGATCAGTTTAAACAAAAGCTAATCAAGGCGATGGCGGGCAAGCTCAATCCAGCTGTAAAGGAAAGTGACGTTGAAAAGTCATAAAGTTATTGGGTATCTTTTTCTGGCCTTTGCTGCATTTATTTTTAGCAGCGAACCGGCTTTTGCGCAGCAAGGTATTTCAGCGGTAACGGTAAACACCAACCCCGATGGCAGTCAAGATTATTCTATGACGCTGCAAGCGCTGTTTATCATGACTGCACTGAGTCTCATTCCCGCCTTTATCATGATGATGACGTCTTTTACCCGCATCATTGTGGTGCTGTCGATTTTGCGTCAGGCGATTGGACTACAGCAGGCTCCTTCAAACCAGATTTTAATTGGCGTTAGCCTGTTTCTATCAATGTTTATTATGGCTCCGGTGTTTGAAGAAATTAACGTACGTGCGTTGCAGCCTTATCTTGATGAGCAAATTGGTTCAAAGGAGGCATTTGAAGAAGCAAAGGGACCTATGCGTGCGTTCATGCTGTCACAGACTCGGGTGAAAGACCTGGAAACTTTCGTCAGAATTGCAGGGGATGAAGGAAAGTATCAGGAACCCGAAGAAGTCCCTCTGACCATTCTCATTCCCTCGTTTGTGACCAGCGAACTAAAAACAGCGTTTCAAATTGGTTTTATGCTCTTTATTCCATTTTTGATCATTGATTTGGTGGTTGCGTCTATTCTTATGGCAATGGGTATGATGATGCTATCGCCCATGATTGTTTCTTTACCATTCAAACTGATGCTATTTGTGCTGGTCGATGGCTGGAATCTTATTTTTGGTACTCTGGCAACCAGCTTCGGTATGGGCGTCTAGGAGCATACTATGCAACCCGAAGTCTTTGTTGAAATCCTGCGCGAATCCATGTTTATGGTGATATTGCTGGTATCTGCAGTCATTGTTCCCAGCATGATAGTAGGGTTGATTGTAGCTGTATTTCAGGCTGCTACTTCCATCAACGAACAAACAATGAGCTTCTTACCCCGCCTGATTGTGACACTTTTAGCATTGAGCTGGGGCGGCAACTGGCTGGTACAGAAGCTGATGGATTTCACTTTTCATATGGTAGAACAGATTCCACAAGTGGTTGGCTAACGTCATGGACGTTG
Coding sequences:
- the fliP gene encoding flagellar type III secretion system pore protein FliP (The bacterial flagellar biogenesis protein FliP forms a type III secretion system (T3SS)-type pore required for flagellar assembly.), with protein sequence MAFAAFIFSSEPAFAQQGISAVTVNTNPDGSQDYSMTLQALFIMTALSLIPAFIMMMTSFTRIIVVLSILRQAIGLQQAPSNQILIGVSLFLSMFIMAPVFEEINVRALQPYLDEQIGSKEAFEEAKGPMRAFMLSQTRVKDLETFVRIAGDEGKYQEPEEVPLTILIPSFVTSELKTAFQIGFMLFIPFLIIDLVVASILMAMGMMMLSPMIVSLPFKLMLFVLVDGWNLIFGTLATSFGMGV
- the fliQ gene encoding flagellar biosynthesis protein FliQ, with translation MQPEVFVEILRESMFMVILLVSAVIVPSMIVGLIVAVFQAATSINEQTMSFLPRLIVTLLALSWGGNWLVQKLMDFTFHMVEQIPQVVG
- the fliO gene encoding flagellar biosynthetic protein FliO, coding for MLPLTFSSFSNAQSTQSITNPTSVLSIFLSLLLVVGIIFSLAYLMRRFNVTHSTNGQMKVVASMMAGTKERIMVIEVGDEQHLIGVTAHNINHLSKLETPLIIPSTKGGGDQFKQKLIKAMAGKLNPAVKESDVEKS